One Sulfurirhabdus autotrophica DNA window includes the following coding sequences:
- a CDS encoding lipocalin family protein, with protein MKWFWLVLVIVLSGCSGVPEGLHPVSGFNINQYLGRWYEIARLDHSFERGLVNVMADYRKLPDGRVEVLNRGFSPVKNAWQDAKGVARFQGASDIGSLEVSFFWPFYGAYNVLVLDPAYRYAMVAGPNRGYLWILARESRLDQATLDRLVAKAKALGFATDSLIYVEQGPVSQQ; from the coding sequence ATGAAATGGTTTTGGCTGGTACTTGTTATTGTGCTTTCAGGTTGCAGCGGGGTGCCAGAGGGCCTGCACCCAGTTTCTGGTTTTAACATAAATCAATATCTTGGCCGGTGGTATGAGATTGCCCGGCTAGACCATAGCTTCGAGCGCGGTCTGGTCAATGTGATGGCTGATTATCGCAAATTGCCAGACGGTCGGGTAGAAGTGCTTAATCGCGGGTTCAGTCCTGTAAAAAATGCCTGGCAGGATGCAAAGGGTGTAGCCCGGTTTCAGGGAGCTTCGGACATAGGCAGCTTGGAGGTGTCTTTTTTCTGGCCGTTTTATGGTGCTTATAACGTGCTAGTGCTAGATCCTGCGTATCGTTACGCGATGGTGGCTGGGCCAAACCGAGGGTACCTCTGGATTCTGGCGCGAGAATCGCGGCTTGATCAGGCTACGCTGGATAGGCTTGTTGCTAAAGCAAAAGCATTGGGATTTGCTACAGATTCGCTGATTTATGTTGAGCAGGGCCCTGTTAGCCAGCAGTAG
- a CDS encoding outer membrane lipoprotein, translating to MNLRFILPLVVTTAFFSGCAEMGSLGGTRYGETSNAPVSQTERYGTITKLEYIQVDENYKLGVGTAAGAVAGGILGSEIGDSGTATIAGAVLGGLAGTYAESKVRKQDAQRIIVRMNTGGTLTIEQPVDTRLRSGMNVRVEGSGQNARVLPR from the coding sequence ATGAATTTGCGTTTTATATTGCCATTAGTAGTGACCACCGCCTTCTTTAGCGGATGTGCCGAAATGGGTAGTCTGGGTGGCACCAGGTATGGTGAAACCAGTAATGCGCCTGTAAGTCAGACTGAACGTTACGGGACAATAACCAAGCTGGAGTATATTCAGGTAGATGAAAACTACAAACTGGGTGTAGGTACTGCCGCGGGAGCTGTTGCTGGTGGTATTCTTGGTTCTGAAATTGGCGATAGCGGTACTGCAACCATCGCGGGTGCCGTTCTGGGCGGATTGGCTGGTACCTATGCCGAGAGCAAAGTACGCAAGCAGGATGCACAACGGATAATCGTAAGAATGAACACAGGCGGAACATTGACGATTGAGCAACCGGTAGATACGCGTTTAAGGTCCGGAATGAATGTACGTGTTGAAGGCAGTGGCCAGAATGCACGGGTGTTGCCGCGATAA
- a CDS encoding helix-turn-helix transcriptional regulator, which produces MLNDRKLVPINDFLYELSVSRATFKRDLEYLRDRLNAPIEWNRVAGGYRFGTVESHAPKYGLPGLWFNASEIHALLTMQHLLANIQPGLLGPHIQPLQSRLSLLLESGDHTATEVQSRIKILHATARQVAPQYFEIISHALLARKRLQITHYSRSNDAETEREVSPQRLVYYRDNWYLDAWCHLRSGLRSFSIDTIRHGSMLDTPAKAVSANMLDKILGSGYGIFSGKAKQTALLRFTPERARWVAAESWHPEQRSKFEKDGYYVLEIPYSDDRELIMDILKYGPDVTVIGPDSLRKRVKEALTKALKHY; this is translated from the coding sequence ATGCTGAATGATCGCAAACTGGTTCCTATTAACGATTTTTTGTATGAGCTGAGCGTATCTCGCGCTACTTTCAAACGTGATCTGGAATACTTGCGAGACCGTCTGAATGCACCCATTGAGTGGAATCGAGTTGCTGGTGGCTACCGTTTTGGCACAGTGGAGAGCCACGCACCCAAGTATGGCTTGCCCGGTTTGTGGTTTAACGCTTCAGAAATTCACGCCCTGCTCACCATGCAACATTTGCTGGCCAATATTCAACCGGGGTTACTAGGCCCCCATATCCAACCCTTACAGAGTCGATTGAGTTTGTTGCTGGAGAGTGGTGATCACACAGCTACAGAAGTGCAGTCCAGAATCAAAATCCTGCATGCGACGGCCAGGCAGGTTGCACCTCAATATTTTGAGATTATCAGCCATGCACTACTTGCACGAAAACGTTTGCAGATTACCCATTACAGTCGTTCAAATGATGCAGAGACCGAGCGCGAAGTGTCACCGCAGCGCCTGGTATATTATCGCGACAATTGGTATCTGGATGCCTGGTGTCATTTACGCAGTGGACTGCGCAGTTTTTCTATCGATACAATCCGTCATGGCAGTATGTTGGATACCCCTGCAAAAGCAGTTTCTGCCAATATGCTGGATAAAATATTAGGGTCTGGTTATGGCATTTTCTCGGGCAAAGCAAAGCAAACAGCCTTGCTGCGATTTACACCTGAGCGCGCACGCTGGGTTGCAGCTGAATCCTGGCATCCAGAACAGCGCAGCAAATTTGAAAAGGATGGTTATTATGTGCTGGAAATTCCCTACAGTGACGACAGGGAACTGATCATGGATATACTAAAATACGGGCCAGATGTCACTGTAATAGGGCCAGATTCCCTACGGAAAAGAGTGAAAGAAGCGCTTACCAAAGCGCTTAAGCACTATTGA
- the asd gene encoding archaetidylserine decarboxylase (Phosphatidylserine decarboxylase is synthesized as a single chain precursor. Generation of the pyruvoyl active site from a Ser is coupled to cleavage of a Gly-Ser bond between the larger (beta) and smaller (alpha chains). It is an integral membrane protein.): MSDFFSVLLQYLLPKKAITEFGANIANAKAGRFTTRLIKWFVGRYGVNMAEAANPDIASFASFNEFFTRPLRSDARPLAAADFVCPVDGAISQFGNIEQDQIFQAKGHNYSTTALVGGDSNLAAQFQDGTFATLYLSPRDYHRIHMPCDGRLTRMIYVPGALFSVNPATARGVPGLFARNERVVCVFETEHGPFVLTLVGATIVGSMATVWHGVVNPPRTRNVREWQYDQQNILLKKGDEMGRFLLGSTVVMLFPNGLLEFNQTWAPAGSVKMGEVMGVKVT, from the coding sequence ATGTCCGATTTTTTCTCAGTTTTGTTGCAGTATCTCCTGCCTAAAAAGGCCATCACCGAATTTGGCGCAAACATTGCCAATGCAAAAGCAGGGCGCTTCACCACCCGTTTGATTAAGTGGTTTGTGGGTAGATATGGGGTAAATATGGCTGAAGCGGCGAACCCTGATATCGCTAGCTTTGCCAGTTTTAACGAGTTTTTTACGCGCCCTTTGCGTAGCGATGCGCGACCACTGGCAGCAGCAGATTTTGTTTGCCCGGTAGATGGTGCGATTAGTCAGTTTGGCAATATCGAGCAGGATCAGATATTTCAGGCTAAAGGACACAATTATTCCACTACCGCGTTGGTGGGGGGCGACAGTAATCTGGCAGCGCAATTTCAGGATGGTACATTTGCAACGCTTTATCTTAGCCCAAGGGATTATCATCGCATACATATGCCGTGCGATGGACGTTTGACCCGTATGATTTACGTACCAGGGGCACTGTTTTCAGTTAACCCAGCCACCGCACGCGGCGTGCCGGGCTTGTTTGCCCGCAACGAACGTGTGGTATGCGTATTCGAAACGGAACATGGGCCGTTTGTGTTAACGTTAGTGGGCGCAACTATTGTAGGCAGTATGGCTACAGTCTGGCATGGCGTGGTGAACCCGCCGCGTACGCGCAATGTCAGAGAGTGGCAATACGATCAGCAAAACATCCTGCTTAAAAAAGGCGATGAGATGGGGCGCTTTTTATTGGGTTCGACTGTGGTGATGTTGTTTCCGAATGGTTTGCTGGAATTCAATCAAACTTGGGCGCCTGCCGGCTCAGTAAAAATGGGTGAGGTAATGGGTGTTAAAGTAACGTAA
- a CDS encoding AF1514 family protein, with amino-acid sequence MKEAHIDYSGQDLDYMKASVLANSVADSDVNIIEPVMVAWHDKKTSRMSPVVEGSVNTRWHDYGESHGGKLEVDINGEYEFIYGDSSAFEEYGPSPYVNLHDENGIEYICQINALRDPHNPTQEACVPLDDWTSKLT; translated from the coding sequence ATGAAAGAAGCACACATTGATTATTCAGGCCAGGACCTGGATTACATGAAAGCAAGCGTACTCGCAAACTCTGTCGCTGACAGCGATGTAAACATAATAGAACCAGTTATGGTAGCTTGGCATGATAAGAAAACCTCAAGAATGTCCCCCGTGGTAGAGGGAAGCGTCAACACACGCTGGCATGATTACGGCGAAAGCCATGGTGGCAAACTGGAAGTGGATATAAATGGCGAATACGAATTTATATACGGCGACTCCAGCGCTTTCGAAGAATATGGCCCCAGCCCATACGTCAATCTGCATGATGAAAATGGCATCGAATATATTTGCCAGATCAATGCACTGCGCGACCCACACAACCCCACTCAGGAAGCCTGTGTTCCTCTTGACGACTGGACCAGCAAGCTAACTTGA